A window of Aquitalea denitrificans contains these coding sequences:
- the fliD gene encoding flagellar filament capping protein FliD has product MSSASITTTAGPLDVQSIVSQLMSVEQQPLTDSQNKVSTYKTDLSDMGQISSALSALQSSVSSLSSGAFLQTFKATSSDSTIASVSTSTGGIAGNYQLNVSKLAQSRQLVFDENSSGQPITSATAALSGAPSSLTFSVAGTSTTVQLNNGGSSGESLQNISDAINSANAGVNASIVQYNGNYSLVIASANSGSANAFSVTAGGTDSGNTSGNILAGLQQSSTATSESLAASDALMTVNGVNVSSSSNAVTGVINGATVNLEKTGQVTIGMAQDTSGIASTLQGFVDAYNKVYSTVNSAFNGDMKGDDSLLSIQDQLSSVLQTQVAGVNASTSYAYLSQVGISLQKDGTLALDQTAFNKALTSNPSAVANLFGNSSSTGFADRFNSTINNLLGPTGIVVTKQNDLNQSVTDETSHQTEIQTNLDALRASYLQQYTTLNATLAQMQQSTSNLASLLA; this is encoded by the coding sequence ATGAGTTCAGCATCCATTACCACGACCGCCGGCCCACTGGACGTTCAGTCCATTGTCAGCCAGCTGATGTCGGTTGAGCAGCAACCGCTTACCGATAGCCAGAACAAGGTTTCCACCTACAAGACCGACCTGAGCGACATGGGCCAGATCAGCTCTGCGCTATCCGCCTTGCAATCATCGGTCAGCAGCCTGTCTTCCGGTGCTTTCCTGCAAACCTTCAAGGCCACAAGCTCGGACAGCACCATTGCATCCGTCAGTACCAGCACCGGAGGGATTGCCGGCAATTATCAGCTGAATGTCAGCAAGCTGGCACAGTCGCGCCAGCTGGTATTCGACGAAAACAGCAGCGGACAGCCCATTACCAGCGCCACCGCTGCCCTGAGTGGCGCGCCCTCCTCGCTCACCTTCAGCGTGGCCGGCACCAGCACCACCGTGCAGTTGAACAACGGCGGCAGCAGCGGTGAAAGCCTGCAAAATATTTCCGATGCCATCAACTCGGCCAATGCCGGGGTCAATGCCTCCATCGTGCAGTACAACGGCAATTACTCGCTGGTGATTGCTTCGGCCAATTCCGGCTCGGCCAATGCTTTCAGTGTCACCGCTGGCGGGACCGATAGTGGCAACACCAGCGGCAACATCCTGGCTGGTTTGCAGCAAAGTAGCACCGCAACCAGCGAGTCGCTTGCCGCCAGCGATGCCCTCATGACCGTAAATGGCGTCAATGTTTCATCCAGCAGCAATGCCGTTACCGGGGTGATCAATGGCGCCACGGTAAACCTGGAGAAAACAGGCCAGGTCACCATCGGCATGGCCCAGGACACCTCCGGCATTGCCAGCACCCTGCAAGGTTTTGTTGATGCCTACAACAAGGTGTACAGCACGGTTAACAGTGCCTTTAACGGTGACATGAAGGGCGACGACTCCTTGCTGTCCATCCAGGACCAGCTGTCCTCGGTATTGCAGACACAGGTAGCAGGCGTGAATGCCAGCACTTCCTATGCCTATCTGTCACAGGTGGGCATTTCCCTGCAAAAGGACGGCACGCTGGCACTGGACCAGACTGCCTTCAACAAGGCACTCACCAGCAACCCCAGCGCGGTGGCCAATCTGTTCGGCAACAGCAGCAGCACCGGTTTTGCCGACCGCTTCAACAGCACCATCAACAATCTGCTGGGACCAACCGGCATCGTAGTGACCAAACAGAACGACCTGAACCAGAGCGTTACCGACGAAACCAGCCATCAGACGGAAATCCAGACCAATCTGGATGCCTTGCGCGCTTCCTATCTGCAGCAATACACCACGCTGAACGCCACACTGGCCCAGATGCAGCAATCCACCAGCAACCTCGCCAGCCTGCTGGCCTGA
- a CDS encoding thioredoxin family protein: MAFCSSFSPQDQEPGAEQLATQHGPLLLEFGAPWCAHCQAAQALLASAMQQYPDLPHLKIEDGKGRRLGRSFRVKLWPTLVLLQDGQEMTRLVRPDSLQAVEQLLASLATAPRTS; encoded by the coding sequence ATGGCCTTTTGCAGCAGCTTCAGCCCCCAGGATCAAGAACCCGGTGCCGAGCAACTGGCGACGCAGCACGGCCCGCTGTTGCTGGAATTCGGTGCGCCCTGGTGCGCACACTGTCAGGCAGCACAAGCCTTACTGGCCAGCGCCATGCAGCAGTACCCCGACTTGCCACACCTCAAGATAGAGGACGGCAAAGGTCGCCGCCTGGGCCGCAGCTTCAGGGTCAAGCTGTGGCCCACGCTGGTGCTGCTGCAAGACGGGCAGGAAATGACCCGGCTGGTACGGCCCGACAGCCTGCAGGCGGTCGAACAGTTACTGGCCAGCCTGGCCACCGCACCGCGCACATCATGA
- a CDS encoding TMEM165/GDT1 family protein, with amino-acid sequence MMQSFLVSTGVVALAEIGDKTQLLSLILAARYRKPVPIILGILLATLVNHAGAGGLGAWLSTALSPNILNWTVVASFALMAGWILIPDKLDEGEIVMPKRQMGVFATTVFAFFLAEMGDKTQVVTIALAARFHDFMPVVAGTTLGMMLANVPVIYLGSRFADRLPTKAVHIVASLIFVVLGGLALMNAINGNQLLG; translated from the coding sequence TTGATGCAGTCTTTTCTGGTATCCACCGGTGTAGTAGCCCTGGCCGAAATCGGCGACAAGACCCAACTGCTTTCCCTGATTCTGGCGGCGCGTTACCGCAAGCCTGTTCCCATCATTCTTGGCATTTTGCTGGCCACGCTGGTCAACCATGCCGGTGCCGGTGGCCTGGGTGCCTGGCTGTCCACCGCGCTCAGCCCCAATATCCTCAACTGGACTGTCGTTGCTTCCTTTGCCCTGATGGCTGGCTGGATTTTGATTCCCGACAAGCTGGATGAGGGTGAAATCGTCATGCCCAAGCGCCAGATGGGGGTGTTTGCCACCACCGTGTTTGCCTTTTTCCTGGCGGAAATGGGTGACAAGACGCAAGTGGTGACCATTGCGCTGGCAGCGCGCTTTCATGACTTCATGCCGGTAGTGGCTGGCACCACGCTGGGCATGATGCTGGCCAACGTGCCGGTGATCTATCTGGGCAGCCGTTTTGCCGATCGCCTGCCCACCAAGGCCGTGCATATTGTCGCTTCGCTGATTTTTGTGGTGCTGGGGGGGCTGGCGCTGATGAATGCCATCAATGGTAACCAGCTGCTGGGTTGA
- a CDS encoding LysR family transcriptional regulator produces the protein MQYTLRQLAYLVAVADHGSVTAAANALYTSQPGISSAIAQLEEQFGLQFFIRHHAKGVSLTPAGQSFVAAARNLLAHADDLSQHASALSQSLQGNLALGCFTTIAPLFLPRLLAAMRESYPDITVQLHEGDTGQLQQALLSGQTELALLYDLDLAPSLYRQTLQTVLPYAVLPANHPLATQTAVSLHDLADLPMVLLDLPHSREYFLSVFRLHNLEARVRHKTVSFELVRGLVAAGNGYALLNLRPQTRQSYAGDALVYLPIVEDVPALNIVLAWPQELRLTRRAEAFVSLCEQSISRLG, from the coding sequence ATGCAATATACCCTGCGGCAACTGGCTTACTTGGTGGCGGTGGCGGATCACGGCAGTGTGACGGCGGCGGCCAATGCCTTGTATACCTCGCAGCCGGGGATTTCCAGCGCCATCGCCCAGCTGGAGGAGCAGTTCGGCCTGCAGTTTTTCATCCGCCATCATGCCAAGGGGGTGTCGCTGACCCCGGCCGGGCAAAGCTTTGTCGCGGCGGCGCGCAACCTGCTGGCGCATGCGGACGACCTCAGCCAGCATGCCAGTGCGCTGAGCCAGTCCTTGCAAGGCAATCTGGCACTGGGTTGCTTCACCACCATTGCCCCCTTGTTTCTGCCGCGCCTGCTGGCCGCTATGCGCGAGTCCTATCCGGACATCACGGTGCAGCTGCATGAAGGAGATACCGGCCAGTTGCAGCAGGCACTGCTCAGCGGGCAGACCGAGCTGGCCTTGCTGTACGACCTGGATCTGGCACCCAGCCTGTACCGGCAAACGCTGCAAACCGTGCTGCCCTATGCCGTGCTGCCGGCCAATCACCCGCTGGCCACGCAAACGGCAGTGTCGCTGCATGATCTGGCCGATTTGCCCATGGTGTTGCTGGATCTGCCGCATAGCCGGGAGTATTTCCTGTCGGTATTCCGTCTGCACAATCTGGAAGCACGGGTGCGCCACAAGACGGTGAGTTTTGAACTGGTGCGTGGCCTGGTGGCGGCGGGCAATGGCTATGCGCTGCTGAACCTGCGCCCGCAAACCCGGCAGTCCTATGCCGGCGATGCCCTGGTGTACCTGCCCATTGTGGAGGACGTGCCTGCCTTGAATATCGTGCTGGCCTGGCCACAGGAGCTGCGGCTGACGCGGCGCGCCGAGGCTTTTGTTTCGCTGTGCGAGCAGAGCATCAGCCGCTTGGGTTGA
- a CDS encoding B12-binding domain-containing radical SAM protein, with the protein MQLNTTPMQTSTANASPRVLSLIPPMTQLNTPYPSTAYITGFLRSRQVTAFQEDLALQLVLRLFSASGLQAVRQQLDAIPPKKRSAQLHNFVGQFERYLATIGPVIAFLQGRDSTVAHRICGRNFLPEGERFAALEVYVDPDDPYGGDPLAWAFGALGQQDRARHLATLYLNDIADVLREAVDERFEFVRYAESLAMSQPTFDPLARALAGKPSLVDDTLQQLVEEAIARHQPDIVLLSVPFPGSVYAAFRIAQTIKARWPSIRTVLGGGFVNTELRELKEPRVFDYFDFITLDDGEKPLLALLEHWQGKRSASRLVRTFMREDGQVRYINMMEADIPFEEVGTPTWDGLPIDRYLSLLDMLNPMHRLWSDGRWNKLTVAHGCYWKKCSFCDVTLDYISRYETASASTLVDRIEAIIAETGQTGFHFVDEAAPPKMLRALAEELLRRNVAISWWGNIRFEKSFTPELCQLLAESGCIAISGGLEVASDRLLKLMKKGVSVEQVARVTQSFTEAGVLVHAYLMYGFPTQTVQDTVDALEYVRQLFDTGCIQSGFFHRFACTVHSPVGQNPEEYGVTLQPLPPVSFAKNDVGFIDPTGTDHDAMGKALNKALYNFMHGIGLDQDVRNWFSGRVPKSRVPRNFIARALG; encoded by the coding sequence ATGCAGTTGAATACCACCCCCATGCAGACGTCCACCGCCAATGCGTCGCCACGCGTGTTGTCGCTCATCCCGCCGATGACGCAGCTGAACACGCCCTACCCGTCCACCGCCTATATCACCGGCTTTCTGCGCTCGCGCCAGGTCACGGCCTTTCAGGAAGACCTGGCCTTGCAGCTGGTATTGCGACTGTTCTCGGCAAGTGGCCTGCAGGCCGTGCGCCAGCAGCTTGACGCCATTCCACCGAAAAAGCGCAGTGCCCAGCTGCACAACTTTGTCGGCCAGTTCGAGCGCTATCTGGCCACCATCGGCCCGGTGATTGCCTTTTTGCAAGGGCGTGACTCCACCGTGGCGCATCGCATCTGTGGCCGCAATTTCCTGCCCGAAGGCGAGCGCTTTGCCGCGCTGGAAGTGTATGTGGACCCGGACGACCCTTATGGTGGCGACCCGCTGGCCTGGGCCTTTGGCGCACTTGGCCAGCAGGACCGCGCCCGCCATCTGGCCACGCTGTACCTGAATGACATTGCCGACGTGCTGCGCGAGGCGGTGGATGAGCGTTTTGAATTCGTGCGCTATGCCGAATCACTGGCCATGAGCCAGCCCACCTTCGACCCGCTGGCGCGTGCCCTGGCCGGCAAACCTTCGCTGGTGGACGACACCTTGCAGCAACTGGTGGAAGAAGCCATTGCCCGTCATCAGCCGGACATCGTGCTGCTGTCGGTCCCCTTCCCCGGTTCGGTGTATGCAGCCTTCCGCATCGCCCAGACCATCAAGGCGCGCTGGCCGTCCATCCGCACCGTGCTGGGCGGCGGCTTCGTCAATACCGAACTGCGCGAACTCAAAGAACCACGGGTGTTCGATTACTTCGACTTCATCACGCTGGACGATGGCGAAAAACCGCTGCTGGCGCTGCTGGAACACTGGCAAGGCAAACGCTCGGCATCGAGGCTGGTGCGCACCTTCATGCGCGAAGACGGCCAGGTGCGCTACATCAACATGATGGAAGCCGATATTCCGTTCGAGGAAGTCGGCACGCCTACCTGGGACGGCCTGCCCATCGACCGCTACCTGTCGCTGCTGGACATGCTCAACCCCATGCACCGCCTGTGGAGCGACGGGCGCTGGAACAAGCTGACGGTGGCACATGGCTGCTACTGGAAGAAATGCAGTTTCTGTGACGTGACACTGGACTACATCTCGCGCTACGAAACCGCCTCTGCCAGCACCTTAGTGGACCGCATCGAAGCCATCATTGCCGAAACCGGCCAGACCGGCTTCCATTTTGTCGATGAGGCTGCGCCGCCCAAGATGCTGCGCGCCCTGGCCGAAGAGCTGCTGCGCCGCAATGTGGCCATTTCCTGGTGGGGCAATATCCGCTTCGAAAAATCCTTCACCCCCGAGCTATGCCAGCTACTGGCGGAAAGCGGCTGCATCGCCATTTCCGGTGGGCTGGAAGTGGCCTCGGACCGCCTGCTCAAGCTGATGAAAAAAGGCGTGTCGGTGGAACAGGTGGCCCGCGTCACGCAAAGCTTTACCGAAGCCGGCGTGCTGGTGCATGCCTACCTGATGTACGGCTTTCCCACCCAGACAGTGCAGGACACGGTGGATGCACTGGAATACGTGCGCCAGCTGTTTGATACCGGCTGCATCCAGTCCGGCTTCTTCCACCGCTTTGCCTGCACCGTGCACTCGCCGGTGGGCCAGAATCCGGAAGAATACGGCGTCACCCTGCAGCCCTTGCCGCCAGTCAGCTTTGCCAAGAATGATGTCGGCTTCATCGACCCCACCGGCACCGACCACGACGCCATGGGCAAGGCGCTCAACAAAGCCTTGTACAACTTCATGCACGGCATCGGGCTGGATCAGGATGTACGCAACTGGTTTAGCGGCCGGGTACCCAAGTCGCGCGTGCCGCGCAATTTCATTGCCCGCGCCCTTGGTTGA
- a CDS encoding polyamine ABC transporter substrate-binding protein — translation MRFTPTLRRLASATLCCLGLTAQAAELHVYNWSDYIGEQTIASFEKQTGIKVKYDVYDSDDTLQAKMLTGRAGYDVVVPTSNYMARQAAAGIYQPLNKALLPNLANLDPQLMKMVASADPGNKYGVPYAWFTDGLGLNLNKVKAALGNDAALDSWDLLFDPARLGKLKSCGVSMLDQASDVFAITLHYLHKDPNSKNPADYQAAFETLKKIRPYITQFNSSGYINDLANGDVCMAVGWSGDIGIARRRAADAGKHYQIAYVIPKSGAPFSVDMMTIPKDAPNPTAAHQWINHILQPDVAAGITNKVFYPTPNIPARKLVQPAIASDAGIYPPPAVMQTLFLLQPLPTDILRLQNRLWTQLKTGR, via the coding sequence ATGCGCTTCACACCCACCCTGCGCCGTCTTGCCTCCGCCACGCTCTGCTGTCTTGGCCTCACCGCCCAGGCGGCCGAGCTGCATGTCTACAACTGGTCGGACTATATCGGCGAGCAAACCATTGCCAGCTTCGAGAAGCAGACCGGCATCAAGGTGAAATACGATGTCTACGACAGCGATGACACCTTGCAGGCCAAAATGCTTACCGGCCGCGCCGGTTACGACGTGGTGGTTCCCACCTCCAACTACATGGCGCGTCAGGCTGCCGCCGGCATCTATCAGCCGCTCAACAAGGCGTTGCTGCCCAATCTGGCCAATCTGGACCCGCAACTGATGAAAATGGTGGCCAGTGCCGACCCCGGTAACAAATACGGCGTGCCCTATGCCTGGTTTACCGACGGGCTGGGGCTGAACCTGAACAAGGTGAAGGCGGCGCTGGGCAATGATGCAGCGCTGGATAGCTGGGACCTACTGTTTGACCCGGCACGGCTGGGCAAGCTGAAGAGTTGCGGGGTGTCGATGCTGGATCAGGCCAGCGATGTGTTTGCCATCACCCTGCATTACCTGCACAAGGACCCGAACAGCAAGAACCCGGCCGATTATCAGGCGGCATTCGAGACGCTGAAGAAAATCCGCCCCTATATTACCCAGTTCAATTCATCCGGCTATATCAACGACCTGGCCAATGGCGATGTCTGCATGGCGGTGGGCTGGTCCGGCGATATCGGCATTGCCCGGCGCCGGGCGGCAGATGCCGGCAAGCATTACCAGATTGCCTATGTCATTCCTAAAAGCGGGGCACCGTTTTCGGTGGACATGATGACCATACCGAAAGATGCGCCCAACCCGACGGCGGCGCACCAGTGGATCAACCATATCCTGCAGCCGGATGTGGCGGCCGGCATCACCAACAAGGTGTTCTACCCCACGCCCAATATTCCGGCGCGCAAACTGGTGCAGCCGGCCATTGCCAGTGATGCCGGTATCTACCCGCCGCCCGCGGTGATGCAGACACTGTTCCTGCTGCAACCCTTGCCAACGGATATCCTGCGCTTGCAGAACCGCTTGTGGACGCAACTGAAAACAGGGCGTTGA
- a CDS encoding phasin family protein: MSSSPKNARIPQQPSLDITLKFLQVSINNVEQLVNFQISTSREHLDNYAKSIQALSQASTPQEALNQISDLARANANKAMECSGEFCDILSKAQEELQGLALEHLSSMQQSLQGMSSYLQQPTTETSQKK, from the coding sequence ATGTCATCCAGCCCGAAGAATGCACGGATCCCGCAACAGCCCAGTCTGGACATTACTTTGAAGTTTCTGCAGGTTTCCATCAACAATGTTGAACAGCTGGTGAATTTTCAGATCAGCACCAGCCGAGAACATCTGGACAACTACGCCAAGTCTATCCAGGCACTGAGCCAGGCCAGCACCCCGCAGGAGGCTCTCAACCAGATCAGTGACTTGGCCCGGGCCAATGCCAACAAGGCCATGGAATGTTCCGGCGAATTCTGCGACATCCTGTCCAAAGCCCAGGAAGAGCTGCAAGGCTTGGCACTGGAGCACTTGTCCAGCATGCAGCAATCCCTGCAGGGCATGAGCAGTTATCTGCAGCAGCCCACCACAGAAACCAGCCAGAAGAAATAA
- the fliD gene encoding flagellar filament capping protein FliD yields MSSASITTSAGPLDVQNIVSQLMTVEKQPLATSQTKLKTFNSKLSDIGQVSSALSGLQTAVNDLASGNFLHTLKASTSDATIATVDTNGSGLAGNYQLNVEDLAKPRQLVFDTTSDGQSITSTSTALANVPDSLTIAVGGNSTTVQLRDPVSTTATDASSSDGTTTATPASVTLQDIADKINAANTGVNASIVHYKGSYSLVIASAESGSDSAFSITAGGSDSSLTQTGANTLAGLQQSDTAISESSDASDASLTVNGVYVSSSSNTVSDVINGATISLQKSGEASITMTQDNSSIASKLQGFVDAYNKVQSALDNASGGSMKGDAALTSIRNQLSAVLQTPVSGADPVTSYAYLSQVGISIQKDGTLSLDQSAFNKALSNKPTAVGNLFGNSSNTGFADRFNTTINNLLGPAGIVVTKQHDLNQNVTDETGHQTQLQTKMSDKQANYLRQYTTLNATLAKMQQSTSNLSGLMAGVSSAGSSSGSS; encoded by the coding sequence ATGAGCAGCGCATCCATTACCACCTCCGCCGGCCCGCTCGACGTGCAGAACATCGTCAGTCAACTGATGACGGTGGAAAAGCAGCCGCTCGCCACCAGCCAGACCAAGCTGAAAACCTTCAACAGCAAACTCAGCGATATCGGGCAGGTCAGTTCTGCCTTGTCCGGCCTGCAAACCGCAGTCAACGACCTGGCATCGGGCAATTTCCTGCATACCCTGAAAGCCAGCACCTCGGATGCCACCATCGCCACGGTGGACACCAACGGTAGCGGCCTTGCCGGCAACTACCAATTGAATGTGGAAGATCTGGCCAAGCCACGTCAACTGGTGTTCGACACTACATCGGACGGGCAATCCATTACCAGCACCAGTACTGCGCTTGCCAATGTTCCTGATTCACTCACCATTGCAGTGGGTGGCAACAGCACCACCGTGCAGCTGCGCGACCCGGTCAGCACCACGGCAACCGACGCCAGCAGCAGCGATGGCACCACCACCGCGACACCGGCCAGCGTCACCCTGCAGGACATCGCCGACAAGATCAATGCTGCCAATACCGGCGTCAATGCCTCCATCGTGCATTACAAAGGCAGCTATTCACTGGTGATTGCTTCCGCCGAATCAGGCTCGGACAGTGCGTTCAGCATTACCGCTGGCGGCAGCGACAGCAGCCTGACGCAAACCGGCGCCAACACCCTGGCCGGCTTGCAGCAAAGCGACACCGCCATCAGTGAATCCAGCGATGCCAGCGACGCCTCACTCACGGTGAATGGCGTATATGTATCGTCCAGCAGTAACACCGTCAGCGACGTGATCAACGGTGCCACCATCAGCCTGCAGAAGTCCGGTGAAGCATCCATCACCATGACGCAGGACAACAGCAGCATTGCCAGCAAACTGCAGGGGTTTGTTGATGCCTACAACAAGGTGCAAAGCGCGCTGGACAATGCGTCCGGCGGCAGCATGAAGGGGGATGCGGCACTGACATCAATCCGCAACCAACTCAGCGCGGTATTGCAAACCCCGGTCAGCGGGGCCGACCCGGTCACCTCCTACGCCTATTTGTCGCAGGTGGGCATTTCCATTCAAAAGGACGGCACCTTGTCGCTGGACCAGTCCGCTTTCAACAAAGCGCTTAGCAACAAACCGACAGCCGTGGGCAATCTGTTCGGCAACAGTAGCAATACCGGCTTTGCCGACCGCTTCAACACCACCATCAACAATTTGCTGGGACCAGCGGGGATAGTCGTGACCAAGCAACATGATCTGAACCAGAACGTAACGGATGAAACCGGCCACCAGACTCAGCTGCAAACCAAGATGAGTGACAAGCAGGCCAACTACCTGCGTCAGTACACCACCCTGAACGCCACCCTGGCCAAGATGCAGCAATCCACCAGCAATCTGTCCGGGCTGATGGCTGGCGTCAGCTCCGCCGGTTCATCTTCTGGGTCTTCGTGA
- the argE gene encoding acetylornithine deacetylase, translating to MEFLTLLNTLIGFDTTSRLSNLQLIRFVKNYLAGYGISSHIVENEDGSKANLYATIGPTDRPGVMLAGHTDVVPVDGQTWHSNPFQLDIRDERAYGRGTADMKGFIACVLAQVPQLAQSQLHTPVHLAFTYDEEIGCIGVRRLLEVLGGLPVLPAMGIIGEPTQMKLVAAHKGKTAWRVTARGHEGHSSNPTAGVNAVEYAAELVSFIRSLARQRRQHGPFDPLYEVPYSTLHVGTMQGGTALNIIPAHCQFDFEIRHLPEDPPQGLLDAIRNHALQVLQPEMQAVDPDCGFGFSEKTSYPGLLTPPDAHVVRFVQDLLNDHTPPRKIAFGTEGGLFAERCGIPTVVCGPGDIAQAHQPDEWLALEQLAACDAFLSRLGSQLASR from the coding sequence ATGGAATTCCTGACCCTGCTCAACACGCTGATCGGCTTTGACACCACCAGCCGGCTGAGCAATCTGCAGCTGATCCGCTTTGTCAAAAACTACCTGGCCGGCTACGGCATCAGCAGCCACATCGTGGAAAACGAAGACGGCAGCAAGGCCAATCTGTACGCCACCATCGGCCCCACCGACCGCCCCGGCGTAATGCTGGCCGGCCACACCGACGTGGTACCGGTAGATGGTCAGACATGGCACAGCAACCCGTTCCAGCTGGATATCCGCGACGAGCGGGCGTATGGCCGCGGCACGGCCGACATGAAAGGCTTCATCGCCTGTGTGCTGGCGCAGGTGCCGCAACTGGCGCAAAGCCAGCTGCACACCCCGGTACACCTGGCCTTCACCTATGACGAAGAAATCGGCTGCATCGGCGTGCGCCGTCTGCTGGAAGTGCTAGGCGGACTACCGGTACTGCCGGCAATGGGCATCATTGGCGAGCCGACACAAATGAAGCTGGTGGCCGCCCACAAGGGCAAGACTGCCTGGCGGGTGACGGCGCGGGGGCACGAAGGCCACTCCAGCAATCCGACTGCCGGGGTGAACGCGGTGGAATACGCCGCCGAGCTGGTCAGCTTCATCCGCAGCCTGGCCCGTCAGCGCCGCCAGCACGGCCCGTTCGATCCCTTGTACGAAGTGCCTTACAGCACCCTGCACGTCGGCACCATGCAAGGCGGCACCGCGCTGAACATCATCCCCGCGCACTGCCAGTTCGACTTTGAAATCCGCCACTTGCCGGAAGACCCGCCGCAAGGCCTGCTGGACGCCATCCGCAACCATGCCCTGCAGGTGTTGCAGCCGGAAATGCAGGCAGTCGACCCCGACTGCGGCTTTGGCTTCAGCGAAAAAACCAGCTATCCGGGCTTGCTCACCCCGCCGGACGCCCACGTCGTGCGCTTTGTGCAGGACTTGCTGAACGACCACACCCCGCCACGCAAGATTGCCTTTGGCACCGAAGGCGGGCTGTTTGCCGAGCGTTGTGGCATTCCCACCGTGGTATGCGGCCCCGGCGATATCGCCCAGGCGCATCAGCCGGACGAATGGCTGGCGCTGGAGCAACTGGCCGCTTGCGATGCGTTTTTATCACGCCTGGGTAGCCAGCTCGCCAGCCGCTGA
- a CDS encoding ABC transporter substrate-binding protein, translating into MPTFKHCRVAAVLGCVLLSAAAQATELTVVSFGGANKEAQQKAYYQPFAASSGIKVVSGDYNGEMARVRAMVDSKRVSWDVLDVESPDLLRGCDEGMFEKLDYRRIIKPAELLPGAAQACGMAAYAWSTVLAYNSDKLKTAPRSWADFWDVKKYPGKRALRKGAKYTLEIALMADGVAAHDVYKVLNTPAGLNRAFAKLDQLKPYIQWWEAGAQPAQYLAAGDVVMSSAYNGRISAAQKEGGKQLQMVWNGNIYDYDYWTIPKGSPNLDAAYKFLAFVSQPGAQAEYVKGISYGVSHRKAAALIDKGILGNLPTAPQNLKQGVAIDSSFWVDHGENLEQRFNAWAAR; encoded by the coding sequence ATGCCCACATTCAAGCATTGTCGTGTTGCAGCCGTACTGGGCTGCGTATTGCTGAGCGCTGCCGCCCAGGCTACCGAACTGACCGTGGTGTCGTTTGGTGGTGCCAACAAGGAAGCCCAGCAAAAAGCCTACTACCAGCCCTTTGCCGCCAGCAGCGGCATCAAGGTGGTGAGTGGCGATTACAACGGTGAAATGGCACGGGTGCGTGCCATGGTCGACAGTAAGCGGGTGAGCTGGGATGTGCTGGATGTCGAATCGCCAGACCTGCTGCGCGGCTGTGACGAAGGCATGTTCGAAAAGCTGGACTACCGCCGCATCATCAAGCCGGCCGAACTGCTGCCCGGCGCCGCCCAGGCCTGCGGCATGGCGGCCTACGCCTGGAGTACGGTGCTGGCCTATAACAGCGACAAGCTCAAGACCGCCCCGCGTTCCTGGGCCGATTTCTGGGACGTGAAGAAATACCCCGGCAAGCGCGCCTTGCGCAAAGGGGCCAAGTACACGCTGGAAATTGCCCTGATGGCAGACGGGGTGGCAGCGCATGATGTGTACAAGGTGCTCAATACCCCGGCGGGTTTAAATCGTGCCTTTGCCAAGCTGGACCAGCTCAAGCCTTATATCCAGTGGTGGGAGGCGGGCGCGCAGCCGGCACAATACCTGGCCGCGGGCGATGTGGTGATGAGTTCGGCCTATAACGGCCGCATCAGCGCGGCGCAGAAGGAAGGCGGCAAACAGCTGCAAATGGTGTGGAACGGCAATATCTACGATTACGACTACTGGACCATTCCCAAGGGCAGTCCCAATCTGGATGCCGCCTACAAGTTCCTGGCCTTTGTCAGCCAGCCGGGAGCACAGGCCGAATACGTGAAGGGCATCAGCTACGGGGTGAGTCACCGCAAGGCGGCCGCGCTGATCGACAAGGGCATACTGGGCAATCTGCCCACTGCCCCGCAAAACCTGAAGCAGGGCGTGGCGATTGACAGCAGCTTCTGGGTGGATCACGGCGAAAACCTGGAGCAGCGCTTCAACGCCTGGGCGGCGCGCTAA